TTCTTCTATCTGGCCTTCGGTGTATCCGAGCTTTCTTAAGGCCATCTCAAGCGACTGATTGACTATCTTAAAATAACCGCCACCGGCGAGCTTTTTGAACTTAACGAGCGCGTATTCCGGCTCGATACCCGTCGTGTCGCAGTCCATTAGGAGACCGATCGTACCGGTGGGGGCAAGAACGGTTACCTGTGCGTTACGATAACCGTACATCGAGCCTTCGGCAAGAGCCCTATCCCATGAATCATGGGCCGCGTTGGTCAGCTCCTTTGAGCATTTATCATCTATCTGATAGGCCGCGTCGCGGTGCATCTTTATGACATCGAACATCGATTCGCGGTTCTTAGCGTATTCATCAAATGCGCCCTTGCTCGCCGCTATATTTGAAGACGTTTCATATGCGGTGCCTGTCATTATGGAAGTAATGGCCGAGCAGAGCGTGCGGGCCTCTTCGCTGTCATAGGGGAGACCGTTCACCATGAGAAGGGTTCCCATGTTGGCGTAACCAAGACCTAAGGGCCTAAACTTATGGCTGTTCTCGGCCACTAGGGCTGTAGGGTAGCTGGAGAAATCTACCAGTATCTCCTGAGCGGTAATGAATACCCTGCATGCGTGGCGGAACGCCTCAACGTTGAACTTGCCCGTTTGCGGATCATAGAACTTCATCAAGTTAATGCTTGCCAAATTACAGGCGCTGTCATCTAAAAATGCAAATTCGGAGCAAGGGTTGGTCGCGTTGATGCGGCCGCTGTTCTTGCAGGTGTGCCACTTATTGAAGGTTGAGTCGAACTGAACCCCGGGGTCCGCGCAATGCCATGTGGCCTTCGAGATCATTTTTATGAGGTCGCGGGCGCGATATGTGTCGCAGATCTCGCCCGTTGTGCGGAACTTTGTGTTCCAGACCTCGTTATTTAGACATGCATACATGAATTCATCGGAGAGGCGGACCGAGTTATTCGAATTTTGTCCGGAAACCGTCTTGTAGGCGTCTCCGTTAAGGTCGGACGAATATCCTTCTGCAATAAGCGCCGCGACCTTTTTCTCTTCGCGTTCCTTCCATGTAATAAAGTCGACGATCTCAGGATGGTCGGCATCCAGGCAGACCATCTTTGCCGCGCGGCGGGTCGTTCCGCCGGATTTTGTAGCGCCTGCTCCGCGGTCAAGCACCTCAAGAAAGCTCATAAGTCCGGAGCTTGTGCCACCGCCGGAGAGCTTCTCCTGTTTTCCGCGCAGATGAGAGAAGTTGGTGCCGGTACCGCTCCCGAACTTAAAGAGCTTTGCCTCGTTCTTGGCAAGCTCGAATATGCTCATCAGATCATCACCGACCGATTGAATGAAGCAGGCGCTTGCCTGAGGACGGGAATAAGAATCTCCGATAAGCTCTACAGCCTTCTTATCTTCGTTCCATGCAAAGTTGCCGCCGCTCCCCTTGATCCCGTACTGGTGAAAGAGACCGCAGTTGAACCAAACAGGTGAGTTGAAGGCGCCATACTGGTTCACAAGCATGAAAGAGAGCTCTGCTTCAAATGAATCGGCATCTTCTTTTGTGCCAAAGTATCCGCCCATGGTATCACCCGCGTTGCGGACGGTGTTCGCTATCCTGTGAACAAGCTGGCGAACGCTTGTCTCGTGGCCTATACCCGGCACGCCTCGTTTGCGGAAATATTTTGAGACGACGATGTCCGTTGCCAGCTGGCTCCACGATTCAGGAACCTCGACATTGTCCATTTTAAAGACAACGCTGCCGTCGGGGTTCGTGATAACGGATGTGCGTTTAGAATACTTTACCTCATCAAGCGGTTTTGAGAACGGATGCGTAAAGACCCTTTCAAAAGAGAGACCATTCGCCACAGCATGAAGGCTTGTCTTTGATTTTGTCCTTGTGACCGGTTTTTGTTTGAGTTGGGGCGCCTTGTTTGACATTTGTCGTCTCCGCTGGTGTCAAAAATACGTCACTGTCATAAATTTGACGGTAACGCCCCACAACATGTTGTTGTGGATATCCCTGATAGCACTATATATTGTGGTGTCAACCCAAAAGAAGTGAATAGTGAATAGTAAATAGTGAATAGTATATTTTTTTGAAAGGGATGGTTTAATTATAGGGCGTAAAGTTATGACTTGCAATTTGAGTCTCTCGTATGTAGCCTCCCGAAAAATAAAAATTATTTTAAGGATCTTTCAGCAATGAGAAATAATATTTCTGCATCCGGCTCCTCTACAAATTGTCTGCTGATTTATTTTGGAGAACTGATCCTCAAGGGAGGGAACAGAAGCTGGTTCTTCGAAAAACTACTTAACAATATTCGCGCAAATCTGCGCGGACTAAGCGTTTCAAGGATTGAAAACCTTTCAGGCCGCATAATCATTGATCTTAAAGAAGCGTACCCTATTGAAGTCTTAACAGAAAGGCTTTCTAGGGTGTTCGGTGTCTCAGGCTTTGCCCCGGCATTTAAAGCGGGAGGTGCTGTTTCTGATATAGAATCCATGGCTATTTCCTGCCTTTCCGGGCGGGAAATAGGCTCCTTTTGCGTCCGTGCCAAGAGGGTCGATAAAAGGCTTCCATTCAGCTCTCAGGACGTAAATATAAGGGTCGGGGCGGCTATCTGCGAAAAGTTCGGCGCAAAGGTAAATTTAAAGGATCCGGATACGACCGTATGGGCGGATATCCTAAAGGGTATCTCATACGTATACGTGGATAAGTTCCAGGGAGCTGGCGGGCTTCCGGTTGGAACAAGCGGACGGGTCCTTTCGCTTATATCCGGCGGCATAGATTCACCGGTTGCATCATGGAGGATGATGAGGCGTGGATGCGTGGTAGATTTTCTCCATTTTCACAGCGCCCCTTTCACAGATGAGGCATCTATCGAAAAGGTAAAAGAGATCGCGGGAAAATTAAAGGGGTTCGAGACCGGCTACGGCAGGTTTGCAATGATACCCCTCGGAAATATCCAAAAAAAGATAGTTACGAAGACCTTAGAGCAGTACAGGGTCATTCTATATAGAAGGTTCATGATCCGTCTTGCCTGTGAAGTCGCCAAAAAAATAAAGGCCGAAAGTCTTATTACCGGAGAATCTTTGGGACAGGTAGCCTCTCAGACCCTTTCAAATATGGCGACCGTTGAATCCGTTTCGGCTCTCCCTGTATTAAGGCCGCTTGTCGGAATGGATAAACAGGAGATAGTCGATGCGGCAGTAAAGATCGGTACATATGATCTGTCCATCCTGCCGCATAAAGATTGTTGCCAATTCCTGGAGCCAAGACATCCGGTGACACATTCAACTTCGGCCGAACTGGAAGAGGTTGAGCGTGAGCTCAATATCGATGAATTAGTGAAAGAGGGATTGACTGGAATCGAGTGGGTAGATATAGGGAAGGTTCAAGCCAGCAAAGTTACAGGCCCGCAAGGTTAAGAAACCTTGACAATTAGATGGTTGGCGCTTAAATTTTGGCCTTGCCGGCCTTTTTTATGAGCGAGAATTTCAAAAAACAGGTCGAGCGTCCCGACAGGACGCTTGGCGATGAATGGTCCGACTGGGACGGTGATTCAAAAGATCCTATTAAGGACGGCGCCTGGCTTTTCCTAAACTTTTCTCTGATCGTATTCCTGTTAATGGATACGGTTCTTGGAGTTCTCTACTATTTCATTCTGCCGCGTCTTGCTATGATAAGGTCCTGGCTTCCCGCGGTCGTGCTTACGCTCATTGTTCTTTGGATACTCTCAAGCACCCTTTTCTGGACGCAGCTCACGATGACCGTTACCCGTGGCCGCAACTGTTTTTTTGCCAATAAGCAGATATTCTTTGTTTTTGACCTTGTGTTCGGCAGGGTCTTCAAGCTTGCGAGACTTCTTAAGATATCGCGCGACCGGATGGGGCACTCGTTCGTTCAGGTGTCAAATGCCGTGGTCAGGGCGGTCAACAGGTCGCCCCTTGAGAAGAGGATAATGATACTCCTTCCAAGGTGTCTTACAAAAGAGAACATTCAGGGGATAATCAAGCTCAAAGAGACCTATCCCGTTGAAGTATATACCGTTTCAGGAGGAGAGCTCGCGCGCAAAAAAGTTAAGGAGTATAATCCTACCGCCATAATCGGCGTTGCCTGCGAACGCGACCTTGTCTCCGGAATTCGCGATGTTGCAAGTAAGATCCCCGTCATAGGCATTGCCAACCGCCGGCCCGATGGTCCATGTAAGGACACCTTGGTTGATATTGAAGAGATAAGGCGCGCGGTGGAGTTCTATCTTAAGTGAGGCACGAAGCATGAAACATGAAGCCGGAAGCCGGAGGCAAGAAATGGGACGAAGAGTCTGTAGAACGGGCACCTTTCCCTTTGGCACGTTCAATTTCTCATATTTCTTGCTTCTTGTTTCAGGCATCTTGCTCCTCTCTTCCTGCTCTCTTCGCAAGCCCGCTACCGCAATAACCGCGGATATTGCCACGCGAGGCATGATCGCTGTTGAGACCGAGGAAGACCTTTATGTTGCAAATGAATCTGCGCTTCCCTTGATCAAGATAGTCGAAGTCCTATCCTACGGCGATCCCGAAAATAAGAAATTTCAAGGTCTCCTTGCCAAGGTCTATGGAAATTATGCCTTTGGGTTTGGGGAGGTCGAGATGAAAAAGGCGAAAGACCCTTCAGAATGGTCCGAACGTGTAAAGACCTTCTATTTCAAGGGGAAAATCAGCGGTGTAAAAGCTCTCTCTTCAGGCAAGAAGACGATAGAGAACGTTCCGATGCAGGATTTTGTGAAATATTTGAAGACATTCGGCAAGAAAGATCAAGGCGCCCTTTTCTGGACCGCCTTTGATTGGGGTTCCTATATCAATATGAACAGGACCGACATTATAGAAGCGGCAAATCTACCCAGGGTCGAAGCGATGGTCGACAGGGTCATAGAGATAGACCCCGAATTTAACTGCGGTGCTGCCTATGCGTTCAAAGGCGCTATCATTGCAGGTAATCCCTTGCGTAACGGCGGCAGACCCGAAACCGCAAAGCCCTATTTTGAAAAAGCGCTCCTTTCATGTGACGGAAAATATCTGATGAACAAGGTGATGTATGCCGAGTGGTACGGCGTTAACGCGAACGATAAGAGGCTGTTTAGTTCCAAGCTAAACGATGTCTTGGGTTCCGACTCCGCGGCGCTCCCCAGCCAAAGACTTGCGAACGAACTCGCAAAGGAAAGGGCAAGGTTTTTATTGAACTCGGTGAAGCAACTTATGCCCAGAGAAGATTAAATATCAAGGCAGTATCAAATACTCCAAATTTTTCCCAATGTTAGCCGGATATATAAAAGCATGAATATGGACTTCTTACGCTAAAACAACAGATCGGAAATCGGAAACCGTTTCTAAGGAGATGGGTCAAAGGGGTATAAAAAGTTTTTGACTAAACGGGTGATTAGTTGGATAAGTAGGGTAAGGGAGATTGCTTCGCCCCGACTCATGTCGGGACTCGCAATGGCCAAACTTATGAAAAAAATATTGCTTCTTGCTTCCTGCTTCCTGCTTCTTGCTTCTTCTGCCCTTGCCACAGAGATCAAGGTGGCCGTGATCGCGCCGGAAGGTTCAACGTGGGTCAATGTCCTTAAAGAGTGGAACAAGGCGCTTGAGGCAAAGACCTCCGGCCGTGTCAAACTAACGATCTACGCAGGCGGTGTTTCCGGCGACGAAAAGGACGTTATCCGGAAGATGCAGATAGGCCAGATACACGCCGCAGGTTTCACCGGTGTCGGTCTTGGCTCTATCTATCCTTCGGTACGCATCTTTGAACTGCCGCTATTTTTCAAGAACTACGATGAAGTTGATTATGTGACCGGTAAGTTCCAGAAGCAGATGGAAGAGGGGTTCGCCAAAAAGGGTTACGTTCTCCTTGGATGGGCAGAGGCGGGCTTTGTTAATATCTTCTCGAACGCTCCTATCAAGTCACAAAAGGATATGCAGGGGGTAAAGATGTGGGCGTGGGAGGGCGATCCCCTGGTAGGCGCCATGTATGACGCGTTCAAGATAGTTCCGGTCCCTCTTTCGCTGGTCGATGTGCTGACCGCGCTCCAGACGAACATGATAAGCGCCGTTTACGCGCCTCCTCTTGGGGCCATTGCCATGCAGTGGCACGCAAAGACAAAATATGTGACGAACTTAAACCTTGCCGATTCGACAGGGGCCCTCCTTATGAGCAAGCGTGAATTTGACAAGCTTTCGCCCGGGGACCAGCAGGCGCTGAAAGATACCGCCCGCGAATATTGCAAGAAGCTAGTTACCCTTACGCGTGCAGATAACGCGAAGTCGATCACTGCGCTCAAGAATCAAGGCCTTGTCTTCGTTAATGTGGACCCGAAAGAGGCAATGAACCTTGAGACGGTAAGTTCGTCAGTTTGGAATTCTCTTGCCGGCAAGCTCTACACGCCTCAAATGCTCATGGATGCCAAAAAGTACCTTGCCGAAGCGAGGAGCAAAAAGTGATGTCCGAGCGGATCCTTTCAAAGATAGTCACGGCCCTGCTCATCATCTTTCTCTCCTTCATGATAGGCATTGCGTTCCTGCAGATAATCCTTCGTAACTTTTTCGACACCGGTTTTTCGTGGGCCGACGTTACGGTGCGCCACATGGTCCTGTGGGTCGGTTTCTTAGGCGCCGTTATCGCCGCCATTGAGGATAGACATATCAGCCTCGATATCTTTTCAAGGATGCTCCCGCAAAAGTTCAAAAAATATGTGAGCAAGCTGGTATATTTGGGGAGTTCTTTCGTTTGCGCGGTCCTTGCCTACGCATCATACAAGTTTGTGGCATCCGAAAGGATGATGGAGTC
The DNA window shown above is from Deltaproteobacteria bacterium CG11_big_fil_rev_8_21_14_0_20_49_13 and carries:
- the thiI gene encoding tRNA 4-thiouridine(8) synthase ThiI: MRNNISASGSSTNCLLIYFGELILKGGNRSWFFEKLLNNIRANLRGLSVSRIENLSGRIIIDLKEAYPIEVLTERLSRVFGVSGFAPAFKAGGAVSDIESMAISCLSGREIGSFCVRAKRVDKRLPFSSQDVNIRVGAAICEKFGAKVNLKDPDTTVWADILKGISYVYVDKFQGAGGLPVGTSGRVLSLISGGIDSPVASWRMMRRGCVVDFLHFHSAPFTDEASIEKVKEIAGKLKGFETGYGRFAMIPLGNIQKKIVTKTLEQYRVILYRRFMIRLACEVAKKIKAESLITGESLGQVASQTLSNMATVESVSALPVLRPLVGMDKQEIVDAAVKIGTYDLSILPHKDCCQFLEPRHPVTHSTSAELEEVERELNIDELVKEGLTGIEWVDIGKVQASKVTGPQG
- a CDS encoding ABC transporter substrate-binding protein; the encoded protein is MSGLAMAKLMKKILLLASCFLLLASSALATEIKVAVIAPEGSTWVNVLKEWNKALEAKTSGRVKLTIYAGGVSGDEKDVIRKMQIGQIHAAGFTGVGLGSIYPSVRIFELPLFFKNYDEVDYVTGKFQKQMEEGFAKKGYVLLGWAEAGFVNIFSNAPIKSQKDMQGVKMWAWEGDPLVGAMYDAFKIVPVPLSLVDVLTALQTNMISAVYAPPLGAIAMQWHAKTKYVTNLNLADSTGALLMSKREFDKLSPGDQQALKDTAREYCKKLVTLTRADNAKSITALKNQGLVFVNVDPKEAMNLETVSSSVWNSLAGKLYTPQMLMDAKKYLAEARSKK
- a CDS encoding ribonucleoside-diphosphate reductase, adenosylcobalamin-dependent is translated as MSNKAPQLKQKPVTRTKSKTSLHAVANGLSFERVFTHPFSKPLDEVKYSKRTSVITNPDGSVVFKMDNVEVPESWSQLATDIVVSKYFRKRGVPGIGHETSVRQLVHRIANTVRNAGDTMGGYFGTKEDADSFEAELSFMLVNQYGAFNSPVWFNCGLFHQYGIKGSGGNFAWNEDKKAVELIGDSYSRPQASACFIQSVGDDLMSIFELAKNEAKLFKFGSGTGTNFSHLRGKQEKLSGGGTSSGLMSFLEVLDRGAGATKSGGTTRRAAKMVCLDADHPEIVDFITWKEREEKKVAALIAEGYSSDLNGDAYKTVSGQNSNNSVRLSDEFMYACLNNEVWNTKFRTTGEICDTYRARDLIKMISKATWHCADPGVQFDSTFNKWHTCKNSGRINATNPCSEFAFLDDSACNLASINLMKFYDPQTGKFNVEAFRHACRVFITAQEILVDFSSYPTALVAENSHKFRPLGLGYANMGTLLMVNGLPYDSEEARTLCSAITSIMTGTAYETSSNIAASKGAFDEYAKNRESMFDVIKMHRDAAYQIDDKCSKELTNAAHDSWDRALAEGSMYGYRNAQVTVLAPTGTIGLLMDCDTTGIEPEYALVKFKKLAGGGYFKIVNQSLEMALRKLGYTEGQIEEIETYIKGTSSLKDAPYINTESLKAKGFTDDDMAKIEKALPGVFDVTFAFNSHLLGEEAMRRFGYTPEQYNVPGFNLLKALGFTDRHIEDANRKICGEMTIEGAPYLKEEHVSVFDCANKNGQHGKRFLQPMSHIKMLAAAQKFISGAISKTINMPNETTIEDIEKIYTEAWRLGLKAVAIYRDGSKYAQPLNVSTKEKKQQATDSQSSAQAAASTHQPILRRRRLPKKRAGFTQEARVGGQKIYLRTGEYEDGMLGELFIDMHKEGAAFRSMMNCFAIAVSLGLQYGVPLEEYIDCFTFTRFEPQGVCDHPNIKMATSIIDFIFRLLGMEYLGRTDFVQVKPPEEDLAAKIKQKTTGLSTTSGRATSPVRGEPVEPRKTDTIAPEAKASATLKAVATPSGAAVISIAGAVGQKPAIEHKPHMEGVVHTKQATSSVFAGEGISVSTSAISAHLSTMMGDAPFCDQCGHVTVRNGACYKCVNCGNSMGCS
- a CDS encoding C4-dicarboxylate ABC transporter permease, translating into MSERILSKIVTALLIIFLSFMIGIAFLQIILRNFFDTGFSWADVTVRHMVLWVGFLGAVIAAIEDRHISLDIFSRMLPQKFKKYVSKLVYLGSSFVCAVLAYASYKFVASERMMESELFAGVPVWLAEVVIPVTFAMLGFLFLIRVILRPKAEGSSEIN